From Erwinia sp. HDF1-3R, one genomic window encodes:
- a CDS encoding response regulator transcription factor: MKHIIIAENSYIIRRGVDALIKKTTTEKDKEMVVVGEASTPTELYHLLMAKQADILILGLRLNICARLTPLRGLDGILLIRYLKKNFPHLRIISISAYQNLYLLRMVLNAGADGHMSYNDNEYCLENVLESMDDSRESHFCRTLPTLHYNRCQTNKLLTPCETNILQLLCQGLSAREIAEKTQVSTKTVSTQKKSAMVKLGVKTPSQLFFLLSKIQLFELSL, from the coding sequence ATGAAGCATATTATCATCGCAGAAAATAGCTATATTATCCGCCGGGGGGTGGATGCACTCATAAAAAAAACCACTACCGAAAAGGATAAAGAAATGGTGGTTGTTGGAGAGGCCAGCACACCTACGGAGCTCTATCATCTTCTGATGGCAAAACAGGCAGACATTCTTATTCTTGGTTTACGTTTAAATATTTGCGCTCGGCTGACACCGTTAAGAGGCCTGGATGGGATCCTTCTGATTAGGTATCTGAAAAAAAATTTCCCCCACCTCAGGATCATTTCGATTTCAGCCTATCAAAATCTGTATCTGCTACGAATGGTGCTAAATGCGGGCGCTGATGGGCATATGAGTTATAACGACAATGAATATTGCCTGGAAAACGTGCTTGAAAGCATGGATGACAGCAGGGAAAGTCATTTTTGTCGAACTCTTCCAACGCTGCACTACAACCGCTGCCAAACAAACAAGCTACTAACGCCGTGTGAAACGAATATTCTTCAGCTGCTCTGTCAGGGTTTATCTGCCAGAGAGATTGCTGAAAAAACGCAGGTCAGCACTAAGACAGTCAGCACCCAGAAAAAAAGCGCAATGGTTAAGCTTGGAGTAAAAACCCCTTCCCAGCTTTTCTTTTTGCTGAGCAAAATCCAGCTTTTTGAACTCTCTTTGTGA